A region from the Eptesicus fuscus isolate TK198812 chromosome 1, DD_ASM_mEF_20220401, whole genome shotgun sequence genome encodes:
- the SLC6A8 gene encoding sodium- and chloride-dependent creatine transporter 1, producing the protein MAKKNAENGIYSVSGDDKKGPLIAPVPDGAPAKGDGPAGLGAPGGRLAVPPRETWTRQMDFIMSCVGFAVGLGNVWRFPYLCYKNGGGVFLIPYILIALVGGIPIFFLEISLGQFMKAGSINVWNICPLFKGLGYASMVIVFYCNTYYIMVLAWGFYYLVKSFTTTLPWATCGHTWNTPDCVEIFHHEDCANASLANLTCDQLADRRSPVIEFWENKVLRLSRGLEVPGALNWEVTLCLMACWVLVYFCVWKGVKSTGKIVYFTATFPYVVLVVLLVRGVLLPGALDGIIYYLKPDWSKLGSPQVWIDAGTQIFFSYAIGLGALTALGSYNRFNNNCYKDAIILALINSGTSFFAGFVVFSILGFMAAEQGVHISKVAESGPGLAFIAYPRAVTLMPVAPLWAALFFFMLLLLGLDSQFVGVEGFITGLLDLLPPSYYFRFQREISVALCCALCFVIDLSMVTDGGMYVFQLFDYYSASGTTLLWQAFWECVVVAWVYGADRFMDDVACMIGYRPCPWMKWCWSFFTPLVCMGIFIFNAVYSEPLVYNNTYVYPWWGEAMGWGLALSSMLCVPLHVLGRLLTAKGTMSERWQHLTQPVWGLHHLEYRAQDLEVRGLTTLTPVAESSKVVVVESVM; encoded by the exons ATGGCGAAGAAGAACGCCGAGAACGGCATCTACAGCGTGTCCGGAGACGACAAGAAGGGTCCGCTGATCGCGCCCGTGCCCGACGGGGCCCCGGCCAAGGGCGATGGCCCCGCCGGCCTGGGGGCGCCTGGCGGCCGCCTCGCCGTACCTCCACGCGAGACCTGGACCCGCCAGATGGACTTCATCATGTCGTGCGTGGGCTTCGCCGTGGGCCTGGGCAACGTGTGGCGCTTCCCCTACCTGTGCTACAAGAACGGCGGAG GTGTGTTCCTTATTCCCTACATCCTGATCGCCCTGGTTGGAGGAATCCCCATTTTCTTCTTGGAGATCTCGCTGGGCCAGTTCATGAAGGCCGGCAGCATCAACGTctggaacatctgccccctgttcAAAG GCCTGGGCTACGCCTCTATGGTGATCGTCTTCTATTGCAACACCTACTACATCATGGTGCTGGCCTGGGGCTTCTACTACCTGGTGAAGTCCTTCACCACCACGCTGCCCTGGGCCACGTGCGGCCATACCTGGAACACTCCCGACTGTGTGGAGATCTTCCACCATGAAGACTGTGCCAATGCCAGCCTGGCCAACCTCACATGTGACCAGCTTGCTGACCGCCGGTCCCCTGTCATCGAGTTCTGGGA gAACAAAGTCCTGCGGCTCTCCAGGGGACTGGAGGTGCCAGGCGCCCTCAACTGGGAGGTGACCCTGTGTCTGATGGCCTGCTGGGTGCTGGTCTACTTCTGTGTCTGGAAGGGGGTCAAGTCAACAGGAAAG ATCGTGTACTTCACCGCTACGTTCCCCTACGTGGTCCTTGTGGTGCTGCTGGTACGTGGAGTGCTGCTGCCTGGCGCCTTGGATGGCATCATCTACTATCTCAAGCCTGACTGGTCGAAGCTGGGGTCCCCTCAG GTATGGATAGATGCCGGGACCCAGATTTTCTTCTCTTACGCCATTGGCCTAGGGGCCCTCACGGCCCTCGGCAGCTACAATCGCTTCAACAACAACTGCTACAA GGACGCCATCATCCTTGCACTCATCAACAGCGGGACCAGCTTCTTCGCTGGCTTCGTGGTCTTCTCCATCCTGGGTTTCATGGCTGCGGAGCAGGGCGTGCACATCTCCAAGGTGGCAGAGTCAG ggcctggcctggccttcaTCGCTTACCCCCGGGCCGTCACGCTGATGCCCGTGGCCCCACTCTGGGCTGCCCTGTTCTTcttcatgctgctgctgctgggccttgacAGCCAG TTTGTAGGTGTGGAAGGCTTCATCACGGGCCTGCTGGACCTCCTCCCGCCCTCCTACTACTTCCGTTTCCAAAGGGAGATCTCCGTGGCCCTCTGCTGTGCTCTCTGCTTTGTCATCGACCTCTCCATGGTGACTGAT GGTGGGATGTACGTCTTCCAGCTGTTTGACTACTACTCGGCCAGTGGCACGACCCTGCTCTGGCAGGCCTTCTGGGAGTGCGTGGTGGTCGCCTGGGTATACG GAGCTGACCGTTTCATGGACGACGTGGCCTGCATGATTGGGTACCGGCCTTGCCCCTGGATGAAATGGTGCTGGTCCTTCTTCACCCCGCTGGTCTGCATG GGCATCTTTATCTTCAACGCTGTGTACTCCGAGCCACTGGTCTACAACAACACCTACGTGTACCCGTGGTGGGGCGAGGCCATGGGCTGGGGCCTCGCGCTCTCCTCCATGCTGTGTGTGCCCCTCCACGTGCTGGGCCGCCTCCTCACGGCCAAGGGGACCATGTCTGAG CGCTGGCAGCACCTGACGCAGCCCGTCTGGGGCCTCCACCACTTGGAGTACAGAGCTCAGGACTTGGAGGTCAGGGGCCTGACCACCCTGACCCCAGTGGCCGAGAGCAGcaaggtggtggtggtagagagCGTCATGTGA